In Candidatus Eremiobacteraceae bacterium, a genomic segment contains:
- a CDS encoding bile acid:sodium symporter gives MSPQKIASIVMLVSLMLSAGMEINREHLIAALKDFGLIGRALLANFVLVPLFGVGLARLFHLEGDIAVGFLLMAIAPGVPFLVRAAGRQPGGSLGLAAALAFIMPALSIITIPLTAPLVLPPDADAHVPGLQLAMTLILFQLVPLLIGLAIADRAPALAEKLKRPLTLLFFVAIAALLVLIGPALIKAVSSVYGTHALLAMLVIVLLCVASGWIFGGPQDANRRTLSIATALRNIGTCAVIATASFADTLVGPTVLTYFLVQFILTIILRIYFGRTAAPAAPA, from the coding sequence CGGCATGGAGATTAACCGCGAGCATCTCATCGCCGCGCTCAAGGACTTTGGCCTGATAGGCCGCGCTCTGCTCGCGAACTTCGTCCTGGTGCCGCTCTTCGGCGTCGGCCTCGCGCGATTATTCCACCTGGAAGGCGACATCGCAGTCGGGTTCCTGCTCATGGCGATCGCTCCAGGCGTTCCGTTCCTGGTCCGTGCAGCGGGGCGCCAACCCGGCGGCAGTCTCGGGCTGGCAGCCGCGCTCGCCTTCATCATGCCGGCGCTGTCGATCATCACCATCCCGTTGACGGCGCCGCTCGTTCTTCCGCCGGACGCGGATGCCCATGTGCCGGGCCTCCAGCTTGCCATGACGCTCATCCTCTTCCAGCTCGTGCCGTTGCTCATCGGGCTGGCGATTGCGGATCGCGCTCCGGCGCTGGCGGAAAAACTAAAGCGCCCACTGACGCTCCTGTTCTTCGTCGCCATCGCCGCGCTGCTGGTGCTCATCGGCCCTGCGCTCATCAAAGCGGTGTCCTCTGTATACGGCACGCATGCTTTGTTGGCGATGCTCGTCATCGTGCTGCTCTGCGTGGCCAGCGGCTGGATCTTCGGCGGGCCTCAAGACGCGAACCGCCGCACGCTCAGCATCGCCACGGCGCTGCGGAACATCGGCACCTGCGCGGTTATTGCGACCGCGAGCTTCGCAGACACTCTTGTCGGTCCGACGGTGCTGACGTATTTCCTCGTCCAATTCATCTTGACCATCATCTTACGGATATACTTCGGCCGGACCGCCGCGCCCGCGGCTCCCGCATGA